The Fibrobacter sp. UWB15 sequence GCTTAACGAGGCTTGCGTTCTGGTTCCCGACAAATTGTTGAATCAGGTTGATGCCTGCGGCAAGTGTAAGACCCGCATCATCAATCCAACCTATGATGGGAACGTCTGGAATGAAGTCTATTGGGGAGGCGTCATAAGCCAAGGCGGCAAGCATCAGCAACACCGCCAAAGCCTTTTTCATGTTCGAAGAATTATCTTCCACTGGAACTTCTTCTCGGTGAATTTCGTGAACTTCTACTTCTTCGATTTCGTCTTCATCTTTTGCCATGGCATTTAATATAACAAATTTGCAGGTTGATTTT is a genomic window containing:
- a CDS encoding DUF1232 domain-containing protein, which produces MAKDEDEIEEVEVHEIHREEVPVEDNSSNMKKALAVLLMLAALAYDASPIDFIPDVPIIGWIDDAGLTLAAGINLIQQFVGNQNASLVKLLKYAKWTFVSMVAIAVLLLGGLIALIVNLIAK